In a single window of the Heliangelus exortis chromosome 1, bHelExo1.hap1, whole genome shotgun sequence genome:
- the LOC139791289 gene encoding cyclin-dependent kinase inhibitor 1-like, with product MDSLLQTLAGEQHRGEKMEQRPGKTAHARRNLFGPTDHEQLQQDFQRVLHNSVERAQQKWNFNFLWDTPVEGLLRWEELEGREVPAFYHTCMVKGAQRPLQHLNWALGRADKNPHFSQVVLTENPNISKKTGGKKISEGKKRRQASLTDYYSAKKRGKTNMQGAAKK from the exons AT GGACTCACTGCTGCAAACGcttgctggagagcagcaccgGGGAGAAAAGATGGAGCAGAGACCAGGCAAGACAGCCCATGCTCGGAGGAACCTCTTTGGACCCACAGACCatgagcagctgcagcaggacttCCAGCGTGTGCTGCACAACAGCGTTGAGAGAGCCCAGCAGAAGTGGAACTTCAATTTCCTCTGGGACACACCAGTGGAGGGGCTTCTGAGGTGGGAAGAGCTTGAGGGCCGTGAGGTGCCTGCCTTCTACCACACCTGCATGGTGAAAGGTGCTCAGAGACCTCTGCAGCACTTAAACTGggccctgggcagggcagacAAGAATCCCCACTTTTCCCAGGTGGTACTGACTGAAAACCCCAACATTTCCAAGAAAACAGGGGGCAAGAAGATctcagaagggaagaaaagaagacaggCATCTTTGACAG ATTACTACTCAGCAAAGAAGCGAGGCAAAACGAATATGCAAGGTGCTGCAAAAAAGTGA